The segment TGGTAACTATTTATGTCGCCCTATGTAATACCATAACATTTAAACTTATCCTGCTATTTTCTTATCGCATCTAGGCCTAGACTCAGACCTGTCCACTCTTCTTGTCTGGTTGGCTAAGAATCGCTCCATCAGGCACTTATCTTTGGGAAAGAATTTCAACAATATCAAATCAAAGTATACAATCTACATTAATTACATGTCAAAAGCAATATTCTATAacattttttcaagtttttgtatttatttatctttacagAAACTTGGCACCAGTGCTGGATAGTCTAGTACATATGATTCAGGAGGAAGAGTCGGTGAGTTtaggtttaatttattttcatttctggCAATCTATTAATAAGTAAGCTACCTCTCTAGCGGGGGACAGTGTCACTTGAGTAAAAATATACCCATAACAATGATATTCTCACGCAGTATTTTGATAATATTCACTCTGACACtacatccaacagatcagtgtgtggatgcaactTTCTCCTGccaaactcagacaagactgaagacatagtctttggcccacagaaacaaagacaaaatgtcagcagtcacctccagtctcactctctaaaaccttcaatcAGGCTTGAAATCTAGGAGTAATAATGGActtagacttgaactttaacagccacatcaaatcaacaacatctgcagctttttaccatctaaaacattgcaaaaatctaaggtatactgtcaaagccagacttggaggGACTTAtccctgcatttgtctccagtaggttggATCCTGACTAGAACTAAGAAGTATGAGTACATGcgtgtattatattatatatttctaattttatACATCTTATAATACTGATATCCAGTTAATTTAAGCATACCCTTGTGGCCTCATGGTATCTAGTCTCTCTCTTACACGTCAATTCATTAGGTGTTTTTATCACTGTCATCTGTAGAGGAGCTGTGACACATTCTGCCCTGGTGCAGGGCCTCACTCTTCCCCCGTAGGATTATAATGGCTAAATTGATGATCCTATTGAACCTCTCTGTGCCAGACTGGTCTCTGGATACTTGTCCTTTATCTGTGTGTGAGCTGGTTATCAGGCTGTGCAAACGCAACCACACAGCGCAAGTTGATGGATTGCTTCAGACGTCTACATGGGTTAAATGAGCCTGTAGATGTTAAGGTATTAAAATAGCATAGGATATTTTCAAGCTTCTCCTCAAGGCgataacaaaacaataataattgtattattttcttcCTATTTTCtcttattatgcaaattttttgtgttaaacacttgaacaaaaaagaaaagctgttcaaaaaacttttattttcataaatatttgaGAATTTCTTGTAATGATCAGTATTGGCAGTAAATATTAATATCTAATTGAAACCTTTGCTCTTATCTCTCTCCCCAGTCCCTCACCTCTCTGTCTCTAGCAGACTCCAAACTCAAAACTGACCTGACTATTGTCCTGAATGCACTGGGCAGCAATACCTCCCTCACCAAGCTGGATATCAGTGGGAATGCCATGGGTGACATGGGAGCCAAGATGTTGGCAAAGGCACTGCAAATCAACTCTAAACTCAGGTTAAAACTTTACAGTATTTTGACATTTCTGCTGtggttaaaacataaaaaatataaatgctcACATTTACCATTCCATTATATGCTACCTGACCTACTCTTTCTGTACAGGACTGTGATCTGGGACAGGAACAACACCAGCCCTCAGGGTCTACAGGATGTGGCGGCTGCTTTGGAAAAGTAAGTTATACTTCCCAAATAtctttttaatatttctttatAGTTAAATTCATAATATTAGTCATAATATCCATTGTTGCAACCTTAGTGTGAGTGGTGTAGCATACAAGACAGTTTGTGCTGAGCATCAGGAAACTTGGAGATGTGTTTCAATATTAAAAGAGTGGAGCAGATCAGAGGAGGACCCAGGAGGCCAAACAACTGACACAGAGGCTATAACAAAGAGAAGCTGAAATGAATAGAGGCGCTGACAAAGGCAGAAGGCACAAACACAGTCTGACTGATATTATTTTTGACGATTTCTATCTGTCACTTTGGTTTGTGGAAAATGACACTAGCATCAAACTGAATTGGTTTCCAGGGCTCATCTGTACATGCACCTTTCTCATCTTCTGTTTATCATATTCAGACTGGAGCATAATCTAGTCTTTATATTGTATTACTCAATAAGCAATTTTCATTTCTCGTGCCActtgtttgtgaatgtgattttgcTTTTGTCACACAGTCAACGTGATGTGTAATTTTATTATTCATAAATTAATTTCTTCTGTAAATTTACATTATTGCTGCTCTCTGTTGTAGTATTGTGATCATATTTGAACAGGTTTCAACATGTACTGTTTATAAAATCAAAACCAGCCTTCAGCACTGTCTCAGACTTCtcataaatatgtattatgtgGAGAGACCTCTATTACAGCCGCTGTAACCTTTGTAAAACATGGACTTAAGAGCTGAGAACAGGGGAAGCTCAAGACGGACAGAATAAGATTGATTTCTAAACGCCTTTTAATCTATGGAATACAATTATAAATGTTTGTGAAATGCAGATGCAGATAATTGGAGGAGGTGTGTTCATTGCAACAATAATGTCCTGGCTTTAATCTTGTAGAAACTTCACAATTCGATTCATGCCCATTCCCATCATCGATGCCTCCCAGGCTTTGAAGGCGAATCCAGAGAAAACAGAGGACGCCTTACTAAAGGTGTGTTACCAGGTCCCTATGTTGTCTATGTTGTCTCGAGCCTTACATATTATGTAGTATGGATTTTGTGGGCCAGAAAGTATGTGCTATGGCAGAGGGAATCAATCTGCATTACCCTTTGaggtttatttatgtgtttttcccCTTTAGATTGAAAATTACTTATACAGGAACCATGAAACCAGAAAATACTTGCAAGAACAGGCCTATCGTCTTCAGCAGGGCATTGTGACCACAACCACACAAACGGTTTGTTTGCAAATATTTGTTAAGGATAACTATACATTAAGCAGCACCAGGTAATTATTGATATTTATTTCATCTAGGTTATTGACAGAATATGTGTAAAGGTTCAAGACCATTTGAACTCTTTGAGAAACTCAGAAGCAGATACAATAGTGGAAGATGTGAAATCCGCTGAAAACCTCATTAAGGATGCAAGAAATTCAAAAACTGTAAGCAAGATTTATTTGGAAAGTGAACCTGCCAACCGAGGTCCCCACACCTTTGCTGTGATTGTTTATTTGCCTTTATCTCTGTAGCTGCTCCCTAACCTGTACCATCTGGGCTTGTCTTCTCGAGAGGAGGTCAACAGCTCTTCAATGGGGCCCATTCAGGAAAAGCTGGAGTCTATGGCCGGAGAGGTCACCACAGTTATGGACCAACAGcttcaagtaaataaatatgagATATTGTTTAGATGGCTTTTATggcacttttattattatttattcacttgtGTCTTGCTAACTAACCTTGCCCAAGGATTACAGTTGGAAATTAGTTTTGGAGCAAGAACTAGCACATTAACagaaatgttcattaatgtgcgcTGCCTctgttgaaataaatataattcagaaacacaaaattcacaGTATAAGGTACATTTTCAGACTGCTCACACCAAGTTCATCTGTTATATACAGACCTTATTGGAGTCTATGGTGGATGCAGCCGAGCGCCTTTGTCCACATGTGATGAAGAGGAGTAACCTTCGTGCAGAGCTGTTGAAAGCTAGTTCATCCAAAATTCTTGTTCCCAAGAGTTTTGTCACTAGAACTCTCTTGGAGCAGTCAGGAGTCGATATTATCAACAAAATCAGGTGAGAAACGTGTATATCGATTAAATCTTAAGTAGTGGTTTTTGGACAATGATTATATCCTCTTCTTTATTTAGTGAGGTAAAGTTGAGTTTGGCATCATTCTTGTCAGATCGTATTGTGGATGAAATTTTAGAAGCACTTTCTACATCACAGCATACACTGGTAAATATATCTTATAATGCAAGTCAAAATTGCATTATATGCTTGAGCTTTTAAACTGTATGCAcagaaaaatgtttaatattgtttttcacAGGCAGACCATCTGGTGCAGAGAGGACGTCCATTGGTGCAGCAGGAGTCCGTGGATCTTGATGTCCCAGAGGAGAAGATCCCTAAACGGGCCTCCACTGAGATTTTGGAGGGGGAAAGACTGGATGACTTGGAGACCTGCATGGTAACAGTTTTATGTCACAATATAAATGGGTAATGATCAATCTGaagggtttttgttttgtttttgaagtgtgatTATCTAATTTtggattttgttgtttaaatatttacttaaacCTCTTGTGCAAATGCAGACTTGATTTCTCTCTTGTATGATTATgcctgttatgttttattttcctttacttttcttttgtacCTACTTTGCTCCTTGGAGACTCTTTGCTGTACCAGTGTAAGTAATTCTGCACTGTTGCTAATTCTTTTCAAATTCACTGCTTTATCACTGGCTCTGCTTaatttactattactattactttgtGCTTGGCAATAGTCACAATCTGACCCAAAGCTAAAAATACACAGCGCAAGCATAGTAATAGTATGAGGCTTATAGCTGCCCATCAGTGCCCTGTGTTATAGGGGTTGTTACTACATATCACTGCTTCTGACTTCAGTTGCCTTGTCTCTTGGTGCATTAACAAGTACCAAATACTAAATAGGATGAGTTTAATTTTTGTTGCATTGTTTCAAATATACTTTTCAGGACAGTAATTTGTTAATAGGATAATGATTTTTGTTCAGATGACTCCCAAATCCAAGAGGAAAAGCATCCACAGTAGAATGCTTCGACCAGTATCCCGTGCCTTTGGTAAATCATAAGTCATGCCTAATGAGTTGATTAAGTCTTTAAATACTTTAAAGCATAGATTGATGGTTAAATTTAACATTACGCTTTGGTTGTTTTTGCAGAGATGGAGTTTGATCTGGACAAAGCCCTGGAGGATGTCCCTGTTCATGTAGAAGACTCAGCAGTCTCTCAGCCCACGCCTGATTCAGCCCCATCCAAACAGGAGCAAAGGTCTTCAGGGGGAATGATGACTCTGCCGtctgaggaagagaagaaaCTACAACACTTCACCAAACTACGGCCACGcagaaacaagaaaacacacTCTAGCAAAGTACCAGTAAGTTCAAACtgtgcaaaaacacacaacacacaacacaatgtaCAGTGTTTGACTTGCCCTAACATTTGCAACTTACAGGCATTCAGCACTACATTATCCCAGGATGGAGAGCAGAATGGGCTCATGGGACGGGTGGATGAAGGCgtggatgagttcttctctaaaaaGGTCTCGAAACTGGACTCAAAGTAAGTACTAACTCTTGTTccagctatttttttttctttaagttttaactttttagttgttttattttttttctaatttcacAAACTCTTCTGTCGTAGACGTTCCTCAAAGAGTTCCGAATCTCATGAcggagagaagaaaaagaagggaGGTTTTCTGAACCTGATCAAGCGGTCGTCCAAAGACAAACCTGACAAACCGGACaaatcagacaaatcagacaaatCAGAGAAGAACCATCCCATTGCTATATCCACCACAACGTCCTCCTCCAGTATTCCAGAAGAGCCCTCCTCACCTAAGGTGGCGCTACGGAGCCCAGCACATGAGCCAAAATCTCGGTACTGactttttgggtttgtttgtgttttttaggaTTTGGcagaaaacaacaatattatGCAGAGCTTCCATATTAAAGAAGAATAATGACAAATTATCTTTGAACAAATCAGTTTAAGTAAGACCTCTGTTTTCCTTCAGGGACACATCGAGTCGTTCTCAGCCCGCAGACTACAGCAGCAGCTCGGACCGATCAGAAGACTTGAGGACCCCAGACTCTATGGATGAGCCATGGGAGGGGTCAGACGGGCGAGGGAGTCCCCAGGGAGGGAAGAGGCATCCTGGGGTGCAGATGATCGGCAGCGGGCTCCTGGCTGAGATGAAGGCCAAACATGAGAGGAGAGTTCATAAGGTAAAAATACTAACTTTGTTCTATTACAAGCTTTTACTACAACTTGAAATGTAAGGGGTTTGTTCCCCCCTACCACAGTACAGACTTTAACACCTGGTTGGCATCTGGTTTGAACTCAACTAGATAATCACAAAGAAGAGTTTAGTGTAATCAGCAATTTACTGACtttgatttgaataaaatgCATAGATCTTTTTAATCATTAAGTCTAGTAatttttctgtataaaattTTAAGTACTGGTTGTAGTGAGCAGTGAAGTAAACAGGTATTCAGATGGAATAGtagttaatttttaattttttttttctttggctgCAGCTGTGAAAGCAGAGCCCGTCATCAGCTTGTCAACAAAATGTATTACTCTTATCATAGACTGCAGTGATGAATTTTAAAGGGAGCTTCCTATATGTATAGTTGGTGTTAGATAAAAACTACAGTAGGTTAGCATTCTCACATTAACATGAAGTATGGTTGATTGTGGCTAAACAGATTCGGTTCAGAACAATAGCCATTCAATTCTTATTATGTGATGACGCCCTCTTCTGGTTGTATAAGGAACAACATGGTAATTTTTTGTGTTAAGTGGTTAGCAGCTGTACTGAATTTATAACTGATCATGTTATTCTTTAAACAGATCATCATCACATGTATTTGAATATTATActacatatttatataaaaacgtATATGCTTTGATCAGGTTTTTCATAATCAAATGCAATCTGTTTGTCTGTTACTTTCCACAGTCTTCCAGCCCAGACAGACCTGAGAGCAATACAGCaggtaacacatttttatcattcttaaatttttacttaatttaGTTGGATAATAcatgttgtaaatgtaaatgacaGTTTTACTTAGTTTGCTTTATTTAAACGatttaaaggtgttttcttatatttttctttgtcaAATAATTTCTGTGTGcaatatggttgctaggtaggtgatgtcataatttccaatcaggaagtcaaatgttaaactaaaaaaaaaattgccaaactgtgttaaatataatgatcttaattttgttttagtgaaatgagtcgCCTGTTATAAAACTTTGATCTTGAGCTCCACTTGGTTACATTCAGTTTGGATATCAACAACTCaatcttatttttgtttacagctAAGCCACAGCCCTCCACTCCTGAAAACCGATCTCCCAGCAGTCCCATGGGTAAACCTGACTTTTCTGCAGCCCCCCTAGAAAAGCCACCTTCTCATGGagaaaacaagcctgaaacggCTCCTCGTGTTCGGGCTGCATCCTCGTCTGGTCCCCCTGGAGGACCCGTTAGTCCTAAACCTCAAGTCCCACCAGGGGCTAAACCTGCTCTGGCTGCACGGCCCACCATCCCACAGAAACCAAGGACAACCAGTACCAGTAAGAGCACTGGTATAAACTGTAGGAAATGTTGATGGCTTTTGTCTtctccaaaatgttttaattcatacatttttattcatgtaaTTTATTAGATGAGAGCCCAGATTCTCCAAGCAGTGCATCTCCCAAAACCAATAATCGACCTTCAACACTAAAAAAAGCCCAGTCAGAAAAGGACAAAGATGGACAGAGCAATAAATGCTCCAAGGAAGGTTGGTTCAAGTTACCTATAATTACTCtgctatgtaagttttctggccACTTGCTGaactccacctgcttgtctcatcgCATTAAATATAACTATCTAGCATTAATTTCATTATGGGTGggttttttgctaaaaataccttcaaaaacaggttgttattattactgtgaaaaaggtcgcctctccacagatctgatctgtaacttgttCTGGTGAtggtacctgcttgtctctatggagatttagtttagcaaagtaaaaacatgcacataGGGGCCCTCCACTAGAAgcgttacacagtgcacattagTTAAATtttcatgataaaaaaaaaagtaagactaAGGGGAAATCTCTTTATTTATCCAAAGCCAATTGTGAcattatctattttttttttatttctagtgAAGGCACCATCAGAGACTGTTCAACTCTCCAGCCAGACTAACTCAGAGGAGCATGGTCCTCTCAAGCCTAAGGAGCTCTCCTCAAATGCCAAGGACAAAGGGGCAAAGAAGCCGGGCTCTGGAGAAGAAGCAGATAATGAAATTATTTTGATCTGACTGAAGGACTTTCACTGTTGGACCTCAGACATTCTTCCAGCAGACAAACACtaattcaattgtttttttcaCCTTTACCAGGGGTTACATGTTAAGACCATAAGCATAAGGTCATGTTTGAGGAGGATTGCCTTTGATATTAACCAACCATTACCTAGTGAACCAAACTGCATAACTGCCATTAGAGCTTCCTTGATTTTactgtgtaaaaatgtcatGCCTCAAATACTATGTTGGAGAttcatttgagcaaaaaatcAGCTTGATACAAGGTTTTGGGAGCAGTTGATGAATCAAAAGGCACACCACACCATATTGTTGTACTaatctaaatataataaatgccTTTCTGCTGTGTTCCAGTAGCTTGCTCCCAGGGACCAACCACATCAGTGTCACAGTACTGTATTTCCATATACTAATGCACTAGACCCCTGTAACAGTCGTTTCTGTATCTAATCTAATCtttgtcaaatttatttatagtgtacagatatttttttctttatcattattattttctgttctTTTGGGTTATTCAACAACCTACCAATATGCAATTCATATTTGTTATAGAAGAACACAGGCTTTGCTGAGCATCTCAGCCCACTTTGTAGTAAGTCATTATTTAATGGACTTTCTTTTGTAGCTAAATATCTGGAGATGGAGGGGCCTAATGACGTGTCTGCTTTGTGAGAACTACAGTGTAAGAACTTAAGCAATATCAAATCATGTAAGGCTTAGCACTGTTACTATCTTTATCACTGTGGACATGACGGCTGAGTTAACAGTGTCATTTTGTCAGTGTATCATGAAAACTAACTTAAAGATTGGTACATGAGCGTACCATTGCAGTTTTCTCACTATTAAAACTTACTGAGTTTAATTCTGTTTAAAAGCATGACACTGAGGGAACTCCAGCCTAAAACCACACTCCACTTTTCCTCTTTGATACTTCAGGGATGTCTTTTGAATACAGAATCAAACTTTTCTCTATGGTCTATTTTCATGAGCTAAAAATCAACAAAGATGTCACTAACTCCTGTATTTTCTCTTGTGATAACCTACAAGCTGCTGCGGTCTGCTCACAGTATTCTATAGCAAATTGGATAAAATCTTGCAGCCTTTTCACTTCTTTAGGAGCAAAGGTCTGACTGTTGCACCTTTAGCTATGCTATGTTCTGAATGTTTTTTCTATGACCTCTTAAATTTAATAATTTGGTGTTTAGTTTGCAAATAGTACTGGTTGTGCAGTTAATCCATTGACAATTGTTCAGTAATGGCATTCATAATGTATTTGAACCAAATGTTCTGGACAATTTGGAATATAACACTtggctgctcctcttctcctccagagGCACAGATTATGTTTCtctcaaaatgatcattttcaGCTTCAGAAAGAGcaccttttttttggtcagtGTTTGAAGTGGAGCCAGTAAAAGCTGCATAGCATTGCATCCTCTTGTGTGTGACTGCATGACggtgtttgtatatatgtgcTTCTTCTGTTGGTCTGTATATGGGCTGTCTGCCATGTGGACATCCCATGTGCCTACCCCAATGTAAGTGCTAATTGTCTCATTGGTATTAAGTACCAAACTTTATGGATTTGTATAATTTCAATTCAAAAAGGAGACCATTGGTCCATGGTTGTTTTCTCTttattgtgtatattgtgtttatAAATTCTGAAATTAATTACCTGTATGTTTTGTTGGTGAATTCAGTTATTAATGTATTGTTGCTTTTGTTGAGTAAATACtgctaatgttgttttgtttttccttgagtGGAAAAAATGTGTTGCTCATGATGAGTCTcaatgagttttattttgtcttagaCTAATGTTCCACTAAGTCACACTGCTGTTCACATCTTTTGTGCAAAtcgtattaattattattaaattacttTTACAAGCTTTAAACTGTGTATTGATCTTCTAATGTCACAAGTGACATGTTGTAACCACTAGAGGGCATATTTTCTGGTCTGTATGACAGGCTGGTTTTCCCCGGGGGCGGGGTTTACACAGTGACAACATATGTGCGCCTCAGACACTGTCAGTTTGACAAATTCTCCGCAGGTGTTCATGTGTCAGACTTGAACCGTCAAACAGACACGCACAATGGACTCTGGCTTTGATAACCTAGATGCTGCTGGTTTTCTGGAAATCTGGCAACACTTTGATGCTGATGGTGAGGACATTTcccatataaaaacacatgaaaaatattggTATTTAAGAACATTTCATattattttggctttaaattaaatatagtaTTGAGgccaaattgtatttttatttccactttattgttttatttatttcagataATGGCTATATTGAAGGCAAAGAGCTTGATGAGTTTTTCCGTCATATGATGAAGAGACTGGGTCCACAGGTAAGTTGAtatataattaatatttttcaagtttcaagtgATTAAATATTCtttctttattcatttattgttcTGGTTGCGTTGTTTTGGACTGAGAAACTTAAAAGGATGTGCCTTTGCTTATATGGTGCACCCTGCATGTTGGGTGGAGACTGGGTTGATGTTGCCTGTCTAACGGAGAAGGCTGAAGCCTGACTGTAAAGAGGGAGGCAAAAGCTCTTAATCTGGTTACATATTGACCATACACATGATAAACATCTGTAGATGTGTCTGCTAATGGTAAGGATGCATGTTGTGTTTGAGCACTTTGTGGGCAATTACACCTGGAGCAATACTATTAGTGAAGTGTTTCTGCTCCCTGGTTTACTGATGTGGCTTTTATCAAGCACACCAGGCTATAGACCCCCTGTTGCATCAATGGATAATCACGTAATTTCTGATCCACTTGtttagtaaatatgtttttaatgccTTGTTCGTGACCATTTTATCTTTGAATATACTTCCTCAGATTAGATGGATGATGATTTTAATAATCCTGTACCAGTGGTTAATCAATGGCTCttttcaattaaataaatacaaagctTTGCTTAACATGGGtacattaaattatattttaactcAGTCATCAGAGTTCATGTATTTTACATCAAGCCTTTGTTTTAATTGGTTATCGTTTgctgtgttattattgttcatttttaaGTTTGATGCATTGTGTGTCTAAGATAAGGTTTAAATGTCTTGAATCAATCTCTGGGCTGCACAGAAAACAGTGTCTTTGGATAATTAGCTCTGCTATGAAACCGGACAGTCTGCAGCCACAGCCACATGTCATGTTATAAAAATTGACTCTGCTCT is part of the Periophthalmus magnuspinnatus isolate fPerMag1 chromosome 16, fPerMag1.2.pri, whole genome shotgun sequence genome and harbors:
- the LOC117383408 gene encoding F-actin-uncapping protein LRRC16A-like isoform X3, whose protein sequence is MAEEVSEVPKELVDSVRDAVGRKVKLSLRRRVKLEIKGDKTENRVLALASHRVYLLTARIPAKVEHSLNYLEIQGIACNKPTQLSIEYDRGSFSLKLLSTEEVNEVVAHIGICMQRICPGLPPPKVMKKLSMEPPDRLTSLQTQWENHKPAEPGPCGGFSQMYRCVCDWLGLPYREEVQWDVDTIYLTQDSRELNLQDFNHLENRDLVAIIAVLEFNQWFTKLSTKDCKLSADVCEEILRVVSRSSRLEELVLDNAGLKTDFAQKLAAALASNPSSGLTTINLANNPLEDRGISSLGAQFAKLQMGLKHLNFSKTSLSPKGVNSLCQSLSANPSIPGSLLHLDLSGNMLRGDDMQHFYHFLAQPNSLSTLDLSNTDCSLDQVCSALLRGSTQHLSVLNMSKGVFPHRKGKEVPPSFKHFFSSAMSLSFVNVSGTKLPPEALKALLLGLASNVNVKDVSLDLSCCELRSGGSQILESCIAEIPNIYSLDISDNGLDSDLSTLLVWLAKNRSIRHLSLGKNFNNIKSKNLAPVLDSLVHMIQEEESSLTSLSLADSKLKTDLTIVLNALGSNTSLTKLDISGNAMGDMGAKMLAKALQINSKLRTVIWDRNNTSPQGLQDVAAALEKNFTIRFMPIPIIDASQALKANPEKTEDALLKIENYLYRNHETRKYLQEQAYRLQQGIVTTTTQTVIDRICVKVQDHLNSLRNSEADTIVEDVKSAENLIKDARNSKTLLPNLYHLGLSSREEVNSSSMGPIQEKLESMAGEVTTVMDQQLQTLLESMVDAAERLCPHVMKRSNLRAELLKASSSKILVPKSFVTRTLLEQSGVDIINKISEVKLSLASFLSDRIVDEILEALSTSQHTLADHLVQRGRPLVQQESVDLDVPEEKIPKRASTEILEGERLDDLETCMMTPKSKRKSIHSRMLRPVSRAFEMEFDLDKALEDVPVHVEDSAVSQPTPDSAPSKQEQRSSGGMMTLPSEEEKKLQHFTKLRPRRNKKTHSSKVPAFSTTLSQDGEQNGLMGRVDEGVDEFFSKKVSKLDSKRSSKSSESHDGEKKKKGGFLNLIKRSSKDKPDKPDKSDKSDKSEKNHPIAISTTTSSSSIPEEPSSPKVALRSPAHEPKSRDTSSRSQPADYSSSSDRSEDLRTPDSMDEPWEGSDGRGSPQGGKRHPGVQMIGSGLLAEMKAKHERRVHKSSSPDRPESNTAAPLEKPPSHGENKPETAPRVRAASSSGPPGGPVSPKPQVPPGAKPALAARPTIPQKPRTTSTSKSTDESPDSPSSASPKTNNRPSTLKKAQSEKDKDGQSNKCSKEVKAPSETVQLSSQTNSEEHGPLKPKELSSNAKDKGAKKPGSGEEADNEIILI
- the LOC117383408 gene encoding F-actin-uncapping protein LRRC16A-like isoform X1, which encodes MAEEVSEVPKELVDSVRDAVGRKVKLSLRRRVKLEIKGDKTENRVLALASHRVYLLTARIPAKVEHSLNYLEIQGIACNKPTQLSIEYDRGSFSLKLLSTEEVNEVVAHIGICMQRICPGLPPPKVMKKLSMEPPDRLTSLQTQWENHKPAEPGPCGGFSQMYRCVCDWLGLPYREEVQWDVDTIYLTQDSRELNLQDFNHLENRDLVAIIAVLEFNQWFTKLSTKDCKLSADVCEEILRVVSRSSRLEELVLDNAGLKTDFAQKLAAALASNPSSGLTTINLANNPLEDRGISSLGAQFAKLQMGLKHLNFSKTSLSPKGVNSLCQSLSANPSIPGSLLHLDLSGNMLRGDDMQHFYHFLAQPNSLSTLDLSNTDCSLDQVCSALLRGSTQHLSVLNMSKGVFPHRKGKEVPPSFKHFFSSAMSLSFVNVSGTKLPPEALKALLLGLASNVNVKDVSLDLSCCELRSGGSQILESCIAEIPNIYSLDISDNGLDSDLSTLLVWLAKNRSIRHLSLGKNFNNIKSKNLAPVLDSLVHMIQEEESSLTSLSLADSKLKTDLTIVLNALGSNTSLTKLDISGNAMGDMGAKMLAKALQINSKLRTVIWDRNNTSPQGLQDVAAALEKNFTIRFMPIPIIDASQALKANPEKTEDALLKIENYLYRNHETRKYLQEQAYRLQQGIVTTTTQTVIDRICVKVQDHLNSLRNSEADTIVEDVKSAENLIKDARNSKTLLPNLYHLGLSSREEVNSSSMGPIQEKLESMAGEVTTVMDQQLQTLLESMVDAAERLCPHVMKRSNLRAELLKASSSKILVPKSFVTRTLLEQSGVDIINKISEVKLSLASFLSDRIVDEILEALSTSQHTLADHLVQRGRPLVQQESVDLDVPEEKIPKRASTEILEGERLDDLETCMMTPKSKRKSIHSRMLRPVSRAFEMEFDLDKALEDVPVHVEDSAVSQPTPDSAPSKQEQRSSGGMMTLPSEEEKKLQHFTKLRPRRNKKTHSSKVPAFSTTLSQDGEQNGLMGRVDEGVDEFFSKKVSKLDSKRSSKSSESHDGEKKKKGGFLNLIKRSSKDKPDKPDKSDKSDKSEKNHPIAISTTTSSSSIPEEPSSPKVALRSPAHEPKSRDTSSRSQPADYSSSSDRSEDLRTPDSMDEPWEGSDGRGSPQGGKRHPGVQMIGSGLLAEMKAKHERRVHKSSSPDRPESNTAAKPQPSTPENRSPSSPMGKPDFSAAPLEKPPSHGENKPETAPRVRAASSSGPPGGPVSPKPQVPPGAKPALAARPTIPQKPRTTSTSKSTDESPDSPSSASPKTNNRPSTLKKAQSEKDKDGQSNKCSKEVKAPSETVQLSSQTNSEEHGPLKPKELSSNAKDKGAKKPGSGEEADNEIILI